The proteins below are encoded in one region of Colletotrichum lupini chromosome 5, complete sequence:
- a CDS encoding ubiquitin-like modifier-activating enzyme atg-7 → MTQSSPVAPSELPSPTFGRPAEVGSLAGEKLPERAPAQGVCPIMPHLLDNHLTLKGSSHQPCSCDFLTPTSRRLTACSRDSFELDISKHPSGTATPPGPLRFVRRRYGTATCLFRHTEPKPSTLLSHFDLNRDLLSVYSPTYPNTWNTPKGYNTACISPYERQKARVRHSLSTMAAIQYAPFSSEIELPFYAALFSSKLEHDKLDDSARRVLGQYTALPVEPGQSCKMSILGNALTSDQPNDEHVRAEGFIKNVNTIEDFKNTDKQAMLKMAARHVWDAINDGTIYSVPSLLSSFTILSYADLKKYKFTYWFAFPALHSDPQWKRTGPIGRLDPKESTALVDRVGTWQANRDKRQNGFFLAKKARGVDVSDLDKDANSDLHDLNDTFGYVWEVANLGEFENGFFDDVAEEDRYVSFVDPSTYPENPSWPLRNLLWLVRQRFRQTKVQILCYRDIRSSRHAARSIILPLEMDPVEPLAVAEMPKVTGWERDGEGKLRARIANLGEYMDPTRLADQSVDLNLKLMKWRISPNLDLDTIKSTKCLLLGAGTLGSYVSRNLMGWGVRKITFVDYGRVSYSNPVRQPLFEFEDCLEGGKFKATRAADALKRIYPGVESEGHVLSVPMLGHPFTDEARSKADYDKLKQLIDEHDAIFLLMDSRESRWLPSVLGKANGKIVLNAALGFDSFVVMRHGAEPTDVQPEDKERKTLGCYFCNDVVTPADSQKDQTLDQQCTVTRPGVAAIASALLVELFASLLQHPLKQHAPAPQTSADEKDPVDHALGLVPHTVRGYLHNFNNKVIRGESYPCCSACGPPILEAYRNDGWGFVKKALLEKDFVAELSGLAEVQREAERRAASMDWEEEEDGADDGDGDPPIPRNLRISIAQTSGLDARGVQMTGFPTLADPLLPARDRECNRSMTPESSKYLQPPPAVFPQQPQLPPDGTPRVPKALWAT, encoded by the exons ATGACACAATCATCTCCCGTGGCACCGAGCGAGCTCCCGTCCCCCACCTTTGGTCGTCCAGCTGAGGTGGGCAGCCTGGCGGGGGAGAAGCTACCCGAACGGGCACCTGCCCAAGGTGTTTGCCCTATCATGCCTCACCTGTTAGACAACCATCTCACCCTCAAAGGAAGCTCTCACCAGCCTTGTTCTTGTGACTTCCTGACTCCGACAAGCCGCCGCTTGACTGCCTGTTCTCGTGACTCTTTTGAACTTGACATTTCCAAGCATCCCTCAGGCACAGCGACACCGCCCGGACCCCTCCGCTTTGTCCGGAGACGATACGGAACTGCGACCTGCCTGTTCCGTCATACTGAACCTAAGCCCTCTACGCTTTTGAGTCATTTCGACCTAAATCGCGACCTGCTTTCGGTTTATTCTCCTACATACCCAAATACTTGGAACACACCTAAGGGCTACAAC ACTGCCTGCATTTCCCCATACGAGCGCCAAAAAGCGCGCGTCCGCCACAGCTTGTCCACCATGGCAGCAATCCAATATGCGCCCTTCTCCTCCGAGATCGAATTGCCGTTTTACGCAGCCCTCTTCTCCTCAAAGCTCGAACATGACAAGCTAGACGACTCAGCGCGCCGCGTGCTTGGCCAGTACACTGCCCTGCCTGTCGAGCCAGGCCAGAGCTGCAAGATGTCCATTCTTGGGAATGCCCTCACTAGCGACCA GCCCAACGATGAGCATGTCCGCGCCGAGGGCTTCATCAAAAACGTCAATACGATCGAGGACTTCAAGAATACGGACAAACAAGCCATGCTGAAAATGGCAGCGAGACAT GTATGGGACGCCATAAACGACGGCACCATCTACTCCGTACCCTCCCTCCTCTCCTCCTTTACGATCCTCTCATACGCCGACTTGAAGAAATACAAGTTCACATACTGGTTCGCGTTCCCAGCGCTGCACTCAGACCCTCAGTGGAAGCGTACAGGACCGATCGGCCGCCTTGACCCTAAGGAGAGCACGGCACTGGTCGATCGAGTGGGCACATGGCAAGCCAACCGCGACAAGAGGCAGAACGGATTCTTCCTCGCCAAGAAGGCGAGAGGTGTGGATGTCAGCGATTTGGATAAGGATGCGAATAGCGACCTCCACGACCTCAACGATACGTTTGGCTATGTGTGGGAAGTTGCCAACCTCGGAGAGTTCGAGAATGGCTTCTTCGACGACGTTGCCGAGGAGGACCGATATGTTTCATTTGTCGACCCTTCGACGTACCCCGAAAACCCTTCATGGCCACTGCGAAACCTTCTCTGGCTTGTTCGGCAGCGGTTCCGGCAGACCAAGGTCCAGATCTTGTGTTACCGCGATATCAGATCTAGCAGGCATGCGGCTAGAAGCATTATTCTGCCGTTGGAGATGGATCCAGTTGAGCCACTTGCGGTGGCTGAAATGCCCAAGGTCACAGGCTGGGAGCGAGACGGAGAGGGCAAGCTACGAGCTAGGATCGCCAACCTCGGGGAGTACATGGACCCAACGCGACTGGCCGATCAGTCCGTGGACCTGAACCTCAAACTCATGAAATGGAGGATTTCACCAAACCTGGACCTGGATACTATCAAATCCACCAAATGTCTATTGTTAGGTGCCGGCACGTTAGGAAGCTACGTTTCCAGAAACCTCATGGGCTGGGGTGTACGGAAGATTACATTTGTGGACTATGGACGCGTATCGTATTCGAATCCCGTGCGGCAGCCTTTGTTCGAATTCGAGGACTGCTTGGAAGGCGGAAAGTTCAAGGCGACGCGGGCGGCAGATGCCCTCAAGAGGATCTATCCCGGTGTTGAGAGCGAGGGTCACGTTTTATCGGTTCCCATGTTGGGCCACCCGTTCACGGACGAGGCTAGGAGTAAAGCGGACTACGACAAGCTGAAGCAGCTGATAGACGAGCACGACGCAATCTTCCTTCTGATGGACAGCCGAGAGTCGAGATGGCTCCCAAGTGTTCTGGGCAAAGCAAATGGCAAGATTGTGCTCAATGCAGCGCTGGGCTTCGACTCTTTCGTCGTGATGCGGCACGGCGCTGAACCAACCGATGTTCAGCCAGAGGACAAGGAGCGCAAGACACTGGGTTGCTACTTCTGCAACGACGTAGTCACACCAGCCGAC TCGCAAAAAGATCAGACCCTGGACCAACAATGTACAGTAACCAGACCCGGTGTCGCGGCGATCGCGTCAGCGCTGCTCGTTGAACTGTTCGCGAGTCTGCTTCAGCATCCCCTCAAGCAACACGCACCGGCGCCCCAGACGTCGGCAGACGAGAAGGACCCCGTGGATCATGCCCTTGGACTTGTGCCTCATACCGTCCGCGGCTACCTGCATAACTTCAACAACAAGGTCATTCGCGGAGAGTCGTACCCTTGCTGTAGTGCGTGTGGCCCACCGATTTTAGAGGCTTACCGAAACGACGGCTGGGGGTTCGTCAAGAAGGCGCTTTTGGAGAAGGACTTTGTCGCCGAGTTATCTGGGCTCGCAGAGGTTCAGCGGGAGGCCGAGAGGCGAGCGGCATCTATGGATtgggaagaggaggaagatgGAGCGGATGACGGGGATGGAGA TCCACCCATCCCACG GAACCTGCGGATAAGCATTGCGCAAACTTCGGGCCTTGATGCGAGAGGTGTGCAGATGACAGGGTTCCCCACACTAGCTGATCCTCTGCTTCCCGCCCGTGACCGAGAATGCAACCGTTCAATGACCCCCGAATCCTCAAA GTACCTGCAACCTCCCCCGGCTGTTTTTCCACAACAGCCGCAGCTTCCCCCTGACGGCACGCCCAGGGTCCCGAAGGCGCTATGGGCTACCTGA
- a CDS encoding major facilitator superfamily transporter: MLRSIIRRLASDQPESVNDYIGVVVPLEEAHLHSHSARTGKCEFEERPSEDEDDDGEDDGKDQSESAGMLEMSAAEYTIEGLRKEVRRGGQGRWTEYECEFEIFDEAFKKNPMVKSKLINKAIQDIGMGRYNWQLFVLCGFGWFADNLWMHGVALTLPSLSAEFGISEQRVRYTTSSIFLGLCFGSFIWGIGSDVLGRRIAFNLTLLITGVFGILLAFAPTWGWVNLLFAALGFGVGGNLPVDGALFLEFLPDASSSLLTLLSVWWPVGQLSSSLAAWYFIANWPPEQGWRRFVLTIGLITFIMFIVRFFVFRLFESPKFLLSKGRQSEAIAVVHGIAFRNGAKTWLTEEVLDAVVDGVADEDEDHSRAGRSGVFRGSGVAANALRERMKAFSADRLRPLFKTRTLGLATVVVWFVWATIGMGYPLFNAFLPQYLSHGGAAPPPEDSPDAGATPITPDTYRTYAITSAVGVPGSLLAAYLVDQKSPWLGRRGTLACSSFVSAIFLFMFVKFGTSPASQLFFSCVEAFSQNIMYGVLYAFTPEIFPAPVRGAGTGVASFLNRAMGLLAPLLAANMPGDGVTTPIYLSGALILAAFVGICLIPIETRGRQRL, from the exons ATGCTGCGCTCCATCATCCGGCGCCTGGCGTCGGATCAGCCCGAGTCCGTCAACGACTACATCGGCGTCGTGGTACCGCTCGAAGAAGCCCACTTGCATAGTCACTCGGCCCGGACTGGCAAATGCGAATTCGAAGAACGGCCGAgtgaggacgaggacgacgacggAGAGGATGACGGCAAGGACCAGAGTGAGAGCGCGGGGATGCTGGAGATGAGCGCCGCCGAGTATACTATCGAGGGTCTCAGAAAAGAGGTTAGGAGAGGTGGGCAAGGACGATGGACTGAGTATGAGTGTGAGTTTGAGATCTTCGACGAAGCATTTAAGAAGAACCCGATGG TGAAATCGAAGCTCATCAACAAGGCGATTCAGGATATTGGCATGGGGCGGTATAATTGGCAGCTCTTTGTCCTTTGTGGATTTGGCTGGTTTGCGGATAA TTTGTGGATGCAC GGTGTTGCACTCACTCTCCCTTCTCTGTCAGCGGAGTTTGGCATCTCAGAACAGCGTGTGCGCTACACGACGTCGTCAATATTTCTTGGACTCTGCTTTGGGTCCTTCATCTGGGGCATCGGCTCTGATGTCTTGGGTCGTCGCATCGCCTTCAACCTCACGCTTCTCATCACAGGCGTCTTTGGCATTTTGTTGGCCTTCGCACCGACATGGGGCTGGGTGAACTTGCTCTTTGCAGCCCTCGGTTTTGGCGTCGGCGGAAATCTGCCAGTGGATGGAGCACTGTTCCTCGAATTCTTGCCGGACGCATCGAGTAGTCTACTGACGTTGCTGTCGGTGTGGTGGCCGGTCGGGCAGCTGTCTTCGTCGCTGGCGGCGTGGTATTTCATTGCCAACTGGCCTCCCGAACAGGGATGGCGGAGATTCGTTTTGACTATCGGGCTGATTACGTTCATCATGTTTATTGTTCGGTTCTTCGTATTCCGTTTGTTTGAATCTCCAAAATTCTTGCTTTCGAAAGGGCGCCAGTCGGAAGCTATTGCCGTCGTACATGGCATCGCCTTTCGCAACGGTGCGAAGACTTGGTTGACCGAGGAGGTCCTGGATGCAGTAGTCGATGGCGTGGCAGACGAGGATGAAGACCATTCAAGGGCTGGCCGCTCAGGAGTGTTCCGCGGGTCCGGCGTCGCCGCAAACGCTCTCCGCGAGAGAATGAAGGCGTTTTCCGCAGACCGACTTCGGCCACTCTTCAAGACTCGGACCCTCGGCCTTGCCACTGTGGTGGTCTGGTTCGTTTGGGCGACAATTGGCATGGGCTATCCCCTCTTCAACGCCTTCCTCCCGCAGTACCTCTCCCATGGCGGTGCTGCCCCTCCGCCCGAGGACTCCCCAGATGCAGGAGCGACACCAATCACGCCAGACACATATCGAACCTACGCAATCACCTCCGCCGTAGGGGTGCCAGGCAGCCTGTTGGCAGCCTATCTAGTCGATCAGAAGTCCCCCTGGCTCGGTCGCCGCGGCACGCTCGCCTGCTCGTCTTTTGTCTCGGCCATCTTCCTCTTCATGTTTGTCAAATTCGGCACCTCCCCCGCTTCTcagctcttcttctcctgCGTCGAGGCCTTCTCCCAGAATATCATGTACGGCGTGTTGTACGCCTTCACGCCGGAGATCTTCCCCGCGCCGGTGCGCGGGGCCGGAACCGGCGTGGCGAGCTTCTTGAACAGGGCCATGGGGCTTTTGGCGCCGTTGTTGGCGGCGAATATGCCCGGGGATGGGGTCACGACGCCGATTTATCTGTCTGGGGCGTTGATTTTGGCGGCGTTTGTCGGGATCTGTCTGATTCCCATCGAGACGAGGGGTCGGCAGAGGTTGTGA
- a CDS encoding cytidine and deoxycytidylate deaminase zinc-binding region — protein sequence MLIGICGGICAGKKSVAQYLVEHHGFRLLRLTDPAATPPRDEAPVSKPDPVPEPRPEPERADPQFTNGTNASGSQQQSSSKNKKKKNKGGASGSCFNCNEKGHTKAECPHPQWAPEGSIDTAVAISSNADREPKQQQQKPAFSPAPLTILSGQPRTNGIYSHYPDELVFSSADALLEYVTTRWQSRFVTTDVHNEAILDVLSRRPFFMLISVDAPLTVRHARFRALHNPHCTLESFALASDTHLYDPKQGLQPLISRATVRLLNTSSSIAHLYATLGKLDLANPVRLRPTWDAYFMSLAELASLRSNCMKRRVGAVLVGREKRVISTGYNGTPRGLQNCSDGGCSRCNSGNSSGVGLATCLCIHAEENALLEAGRERIREGAVLYCDTCPCLTCSIKICQVGIDEVVYAHGYSMDTETAAVFRQAGVKLRQYIPPANGLIHLENLEKMELY from the exons ATGCTGATTGGAATCTGTGGTG GCATTTGTGCCGGCAAGAAGAGCGTTGCTCAATATCTGGTCGAGCATCATGGCTTCAGACTGCTCCGCCTGACGGACCCTGCCGCAACTCCACCCCGGGATGAGGCTCCGGTCTCCAAACCTGACCCGGTGCCGGAGCCACGGCCAGAGCCGGAGCGAGCTGACCCGCAGTTCACCAACGGCACCAATGCCTCCGGTTCTCAGCAGCAATCTTCTTCAaagaacaagaagaagaagaacaagGGAGGGGCATCGGGCTCATGCTTCAACTGCAACGAGAAAGGCCATACCAAGGCTGAATGCCCTCATCCTCAATGGGCCCCTGAAGGGAGCATAGATACCGCCGTGGCTATCAGCAGCAACGCCGACAGAGAGCCAAAACAACAGCAGCAGAAACCTGCGTTCTCTCCCGCTCCCCTAACTATTTTGAGCGGACAACCGCGAACCAACGGCATTTACTCTCACTACCCCGACGAGCTCGTCTTCTCTTCCGCCGACGCCCTGCTGGAATACGTAACTACCCGATGGCAATCACGCTTCGTCACCACAGACGTCCACAACGAAGCCATCCTCGACGTCCTCTCCAGACGCCCCTTCTTCATGCTCATCTCCGTCGACGCTCCCTTGACAGTCCGCCACGCCCGCTTCCGCGCCCTCCACAATCCCCACTGCACCCTCGAGTCCTTCGCCCTCGCCTCAGACACCCACCTCTACGACCCAAAACAGGGCCTGCAACCGCTCATCTCGCGAGCGACCGTCCGCCTCCTCAAcacctcctcctccatcGCGCACCTCTACGCCACGCTCGGCAAGCTCGACCTCGCCAACCCGGTGCGCCTCCGGCCCACCTGGGACGCCTACTTCATGTCTCTGGCCGAGCTCGCCTCCCTGCGCTCGAACTGCATGAAGCGCCGCGTCGGGGCCGTCCTCGTCGGGCGCGAGAAACGCGTCATCTCCACCGGCTACAACGGCACGCCCCGCGGCCTGCAGAACTGCTCCGACGGCGGCTGCTCCCGTTGCAACTCGGGTAATTCGTCTGGCGTCGGCCTGGCTACGTGCCTGTGCATCCACGCCGAGGAGAATGCCCTGCTGGAGGCTGGCCGGGAGCGTATCCGCGAGGGCGCCGTGCTGTACTGTGATACTTGCCCTTGCTTGACGTGTAGCATCAAGATCTGCCAGGTCGGCATCGACGAGGTGGTGTATGCCCATGGATACAGCATGGATACGGAGACGGCAGCGGTGTTCCGGCAAGCGGGTGTCAAGTTGAGGCAATACATTCCG CCTGCCAATGGATTGATCCATCTTGAAAATTTAGAAAAGATGGAGTTGTACTAG
- a CDS encoding DnaJ domain-containing protein: MSNVLSLLGWAFLPNLVTGWVQAIYYGLAIRAGDPKPQPGTAKYAIHRRRIHILVVSFYLLYTLVEADRTLRLQGTFYTDLDVAASAPVRIIKSRFRRLAAVYHPDKAGTNGADTGAAAARFMHLKTASETLSDPARRFAYERFGPEVGAWQGCKTIHDFVARGIMQGTIPYYGIAAAATYGLSLLGYLDWGRYWRWITLLTFFVAELIVVTRPEMPPFLAIFNTVLSTALRRPPYLQFQLVSLARQAAVTIYIAFGQLGPLLNSQGQAAQKAAESSAAAVDEGLQRLEMMARGLDGETSRLLEMEMTPFIGDKEALSNVRAKVKDWLVQNTIRADPMVRDAIGKQFQKRRVDAPAGAKVASSWHLLPPDLIEHQIGQIDLLTAMYPTEDEVSIDKESEQSLQLLKTHIEQGDETTNLLLSRAPTVTILLTLTVPEPDQDPSSPKLLQLDITVPFSYEADEPPEEAPRIRVRILQPAWLNRAATAHLNTQIPDGDDDLFSIIDAINESAVAYLEEAKTAAEAESAVSNAAATADAGPMVRVWFYFPSISTRSKRDDFIINAPAYHLTGFLYAGKPGLLCLEGGSQSIDDYMKFIKTESWGDIPAHHKKVSERHREKDISKRVFADMSEITDSVGERRGQRANRGDMKAVEGWLVERGLGDAFAKVLM, encoded by the exons ATGTCAAATGTTCTCTCCCTTCTAGGCTGGGCCTTCTTGCCCAAC CTAGTCACCGGCTGGGTCCAAGCAATCTACTACGGTCTGGCAATCCGCGCCGGTGATCCCAAGCCTCAGCCCGGAACCGCGAAGTATGCCATCCACCGCCGCCGAATCCACATACTCGTCGTCTCCTTCTACCTCCTCTACACCCTTGTTGAGGCCGACCGCACCCTCCGCCTGCAAGGGACCTTCTACACTGACCTCGACGTCGCTGCAAGTGCCCCCGTCCGCATAATCAAGTCTCGCTTCCGCCGGCTCGCGGCCGTCTACCATCCAGACAAGGCAGGCACAAATGGCGCTGACACTGGCGCCGCCGCTGCACGCTTCATGCACCTGAAGACCGCCTCAGAGACCCTCTCCGACCCAGCCCGTCGCTTCGCCTACGAGCGCTTCGGTCCTGAGGTCGGCGCCTGGCAGGGCTGCAAGACCATTCACGACTTTGTCGCTCGTGGCATTATGCAGGGAACGATCCCGTACTACGGCATCGCGGCGGCTGCTACTTACGGCTTGAGTCTGCTGGGATACCTCGACTGGGGACGATACTGGCGGTGGATTACCCTTCTCACCTTCTTCGTCGCGGAGCTCATCGTTGTTACTCGGCCCGAGATGCCGCCATTTCTAGCCATCTTCAACACAGTGCTGAGCACAGCCCTGCGCCGCCCACCCTATCTTCAGTTTCAGTTGGTTTCGCTCGCTCGTCAGGCCGCTGTCACGATCTACATCGCCTTCGGCCAGCTCGGTCCTCTGCTGAACTCTCAGGGCCAGGCGGCGCAAAAAGCGGCCGAGAGCTCGGCGGCCGCAGTCGATGAAGGCCTACAGCGACTCGAGATGATGGCCCGCGGTCTGGACGGCGAGACGAGCAGGTTGTTGGAGATGGAGATGACGCCGTTCATCGGCGATAAGGAGGCTCTCAGCAACGTGCGTGCCAAGGTCAAAGATTGGTTGGTTCAGAACACCATCAGGGCGGACCCGATGGTCAGAGATGCGATTGGCAAGCAATTCCAGAAACGCAGGGTCGATGCACCAGCTGGTGCGAAGG TCGCATCATCATGGCACCTCTTACCACCCGACCTAATCGAACACCAAATCGGCCAAATCGACCTCCTCACAGCAATGTACCCCACAGAGGATGAGGTCTCAATCGACAAGGAATCCGAACAATCGCTACAACTCCTCAAAACACACATAGAACAAGGCGATGAAACCACAAATCTGTTATTGAGCCGCGCACCAACAGTGACCATATTACTCACACTCACCGTCCCAGAACCGGACCAAGACCCCTCATCGCCAAAACTTTTACAACTAGACATCACTGTACCCTTCTCATACGAAGCCGACGAGCCACCAGAAGAAGCACCCCGCATAAGAGTCCGAATACTCCAACCAGCATGGCTCAACCGCGCAGCAACCGCCCACCTCAACACCCAAATCCCAgacggcgacgacgaccTCTTCAGCATCATAGACGCAATAAACGAGTCAGCAGTAGCGTACCTCGAAGAAGCAAAAACAGCAGCAGAAGCCGAGTCCGCAGTCTCCAATGCTGCTGCCACAGCTGACGCAGGTCCCATGGTGCGGGTGTGGTTCTACTTCCCCTCCATCTCAACCCGCTCCAAGCGCGACGACTTCATCATCAATGCGCCCGCGTACCACCTCACGGGCTTCCTCTACGCCGGGAAACCTGGATTGTTGTGTCTGGAGGGCGGGTCGCAAAGCATCGACGACTACATGAAGTTCATCAAGACGGAGAGCTGGGGCGATATCCCTGCACATCATAAAAAGGTTAGCGAGAGGCATCGCGAAAAGGACATTTCGAAGAGGGTCTTTGCGGATATGTCAGAGATTACGGACTCTGTAGGTGAGAGGAGAGGACAGAGGGCGAACAGGGGCGATATGAAGGCTGTGGAGGGGTGGTTGGTGGAACGTGGACTAGGGGATGCTTTTGCGAAGGTATTGATGTAG